From Megalobrama amblycephala isolate DHTTF-2021 linkage group LG24, ASM1881202v1, whole genome shotgun sequence, the proteins below share one genomic window:
- the LOC125260441 gene encoding sodium/hydrogen exchanger 9B2 has protein sequence MGEEILSAEQTETCQKTASKPSSFCGKLQNCPKPHGFTASVITKALLGVLLFGVVWAVTGPSCLPGQNLFGLVILFLSAVCGGKLISVIRLPRTPPIPALLGMLLAGVVLRNVPYITDAVYIDQSWSAALRNVSLAVILTRAGLGLNAAALRRLKAVCVRVAVGPCVLEACTVAVVSHFLLELPWIWSFMLGFVLAAVSPAVVVPSMLLLQSDGFGVQKGIPTLLMAAGSFDDILAITGFTTCLGIAFGTGSTWMNVGKGVLEVLAGVLAGGVMGILLHFFPSDDQSDVVLRRSCLLLGLSVFSVFGSLAAGLGGAGGLCTLVLAFIAGLSWAEHKAPVAAVVGRFWDVFQPLLFGLIGAEISISSLSAYTVGLGVATLCVGLLVRVLVTFSVVLFAGFNMKEKIFISLAWMPKATVQAAIGSTALDVARSTGDEQLQKYGMDVLTVAVLAILITAPVGALAIGLTGPKLLQQDTHALDQCESESSRVGGLESKL, from the exons ATGGGTGAGGAAATACTTTCAGCAGAACAAACAGAAACCT GTCAGAAAACAGCATCAAAACCATCAAGTTTCTGTGGTAAACTCCAGAATTGCCCCAAACCACATGGCTTCACTGCTTCCGTCATTAccaaag ctcTGTTGGGGGTGCTGTTGTTCGGGGTGGTTTGGGCAGTGACGGGTCCTTCATGTCTGCCGGGCCAGAATCTCTTTGGCCTGGTGATTCTGTTCCTGTCGGCTGTGTGTGGAGGAAAACTCATCAGTGTCATCAGATTACCCAGAACACCTCCAATACCAGCTCTACTGG GTATGCTGCTGGCCGGTGTGGTGTTGCGTAACGTGCCGTACATCACAGACGCTGTGTACATTGATCAGAGCTGGTCTGCGGCTCTCAGGAACGTGTCTCTCGCTGTGATTCTCACCAGAGCCGGTCTGGGACTCAACGCTGCC gCCCTGCGGCGTTTGAAGGCAGTGTGTGTGAGGGTTGCTGTCGGTCCGTGTGTTTTGGAGGCATGTACGGTGGCTGTAGTGTCTCATTTTCTGCTGGAATTGCCCTGGATATGGAGCTTCATGCTCGG TTTTGTTCTAGCCGCTGTCTCTCCGGCTGTGGTGGTTCCGTCCATGTTGCTCCTCCAGTCGGACGGATTTGGTGTTCAGAAAGGAATTCCCACTCTTCTGATGGCCGCTGGGAGCTTTGATGATATTCTCGCCATCACTGGATTCACCACCTGCCTGGGCATCGCCTTCGGAACCg GATCCACATGGATGAACGTGGGTAAGGGAGTTCTGGAGGTGCTGGCAGGAGTTCTGGCAGGAGGAGTGATGGGAATCCTGCTTCATTTCTTCCCCAGCGATGACcag tcaGATGTGGTGTTGCGGCGCTCGTGTCTGTTGTTGGGTCTGTCCGTGTTCAGTGTGTTTGGCAGTCTGGCCGCGGGTCTGGGCGGCGCCGGCGGTCTCTGCACACTCGTTCTGGCCTTCATCGCTGGACTCAGCTGGGCAGAACACAAG gcTCCAGTGGCAGCAGTGGTGGGCCGGTTCTGGGACGTGTTTCAGCCGCTCTTGTTTGGTCTGATCGGAGCAGAAATCAGCATCTCGTCTCTCAGCGCTTATACTGTCG GTTTGGGTGTCGCCACCCTGTGTGTGGGTTTGCTGGTCCGTGTGTTGGTGACGTTCTCTGTGGTTCTGTTTGCTGGTTTTAATATGAAGGAAAAGATCTTTATATCTCTGGCCTGGATGCCCAAAGCCACAGTACAA GCAGCTATCGGCTCCACGGCGTTGGACGTGGCCCGCAGCACTGGAGACGAGCAGCTACAGAAATATGGGATGGATGTTCTGACTGTGGCGGTTCTTGCGATTCTCATCACGGCGCCGGTCGGAGCGCTTGCCATCGGCCTCACCGGACCCAAACTACTGCAGCAGGACACACACGCGCTAG ATCAGTGTGAGAGTGAGAGCAGTCGTGTCGGCGGTCTGGAGTCCAAACTCTGA
- the LOC125260443 gene encoding cyclin-dependent kinase-like 2 isoform X2 has protein sequence MYKYEILGCLGSGSYGTVLKCRHRDTGRTVAVKKLLEEDENVRKIVQREIKLLKQLRHENLVNLLDAWKRRRRWYLVFEFVERTVLDELEQFPSGLDPHRVRKYLYQILRAVCFCHQHNIIHRDVKPENVLVSQLGVVKLCDFGFARTVSAAPGEVYTDYVATRWYRAPELLVGDTRYGKAVDVWAVGCLFFEMLTGSPLFPGDSDIDQLHLLISCFGHLTPRHREVFYRNPVFMGASLPDPAGRNPLESRSPKLSGCTLDLAQKCLQMDPDRRCQCAELLLHPFFTRDRFHLRFQQELVSKTHKDLKENCRGTKTCRREKEKLDIMRSAPNDSVQDSNLRLSEFRPSDGEDSDITAKLRPEDTEPISEAVDPPLRCHPAAGIPPIYNDSLSVINLRSFDKSKKPVSVFKRQNLSVQRGAAGPAGKKMSGLRFPELRNTPLPELRADGQTLTTSCVFDLCFCSFGS, from the exons ATGTATAAATACGAGATTCTGGGCTGTTTGGGCTCCGGCAGTTACGGGACGGTGCTGAAGTGTCGCCACCGGGACACCGGCCGAACCGTCGCCGTCAAGAAGCTGCTGGAGGAAGATGAGAACGTGAGGAAGATCGTGCAGAGAGAAATCAAACTGCTGAAG CAACTGAGGCATGAGAATCTGGTGAACCTGCTGGATGCATGGAAGCGGAGACGTCGCTGGTATTTGGTGTTCGAGTTCGTGGAGCGGACGGTTCTGGACGAGCTTGAGCAGTTTCCATCCGGACTGGATCCGCACCGAGTCCGAAAGTACCTCTACCAGATCCTGAGGGCCGTCTGCTTCTGCCACCAGCACAAT ATCATTCACAGGGACGTTAAACCGGAGAACGTTCTGGTCTCTCAGCTCGGTGTGGTCAAGCTCTGTGACTTTGGTTTCGCCCGGACGGTGTCGGCCGCTCCTGGAGAGGTTTACACCGATTACGTGGCGACGCGCTGGTATCGAGCGCCTGAGCTGCTGGTGGGAGACACCAGATACGGGAA ggcGGTGGACGTGTGGGCCGTCGGGTGTCTGTTCTTCGAGATGTTGACCGGTTCTCCTCTGTTCCCGGGCGATTCTGACATTGACCAGCTCCATCTCCTCATCAGTTGTTTCG GTCACCTGACCCCTCGTCACCGCGAGGTCTTCTACAGGAACCCAGTGTTCATGGGAGCGTCTCTTCCAGACCCGGCCGGGAGAAACCCACTGGAGAGCCGCTCGCCCAAACTGTCCGGATGCACTCTGGATCTcgctcag AAATGTCTGCAGATGGATCCGGACAGACGGTGTCAGTGTGCCGAGCTGCTGCTGCATCCGTTCTTCACCAGAGACCGATTCCACCTGCG CTTTCAGCAAGAACTGGTCAGCAAGACCCACAAGGACCTGAAGGAAAACTGCAGAGGCACTAAAACCTGCAGGAGAGAGAAGGAGAAGCTGGACATCATGAGATCGGCTCCTAACGACAGCGTACAG gacTCAAACCTCCGGCTCAGTGAGTTCAGGCCGTCTGATGGCGAGGACAGTGACATCACAGCCAAGCTCCGCCCAGAGGACACTGAGCCAATCAGTGAGGCTGTAGATCCTCCTCTCAGGTGTCACCCTGCTGCAGGAATCCCGCCCATATACAACGACTCCCTGTCCGTCATCAACCTCAG GTCGTTTGATAAGTCAAAGAAGCCCGTGAGCGTCTTCAAACGTCAGAATCTGTCAGTTCAGCGTGGCGCTGCAGGGCCTGCTGGGAAGAAGATGTCAGGACTGCGTTTCCCTGAGCTCAGAAACACCCCGCTGCCAGAGCTGAGAGCTGACGGTCAGACTCTCACcacatc gtgtgtgtttgacctcTGCTTCTGTTCATTTGGCTCATAA
- the LOC125260443 gene encoding cyclin-dependent kinase-like 2 isoform X1 → MYKYEILGCLGSGSYGTVLKCRHRDTGRTVAVKKLLEEDENVRKIVQREIKLLKQLRHENLVNLLDAWKRRRRWYLVFEFVERTVLDELEQFPSGLDPHRVRKYLYQILRAVCFCHQHNIIHRDVKPENVLVSQLGVVKLCDFGFARTVSAAPGEVYTDYVATRWYRAPELLVGDTRYGKAVDVWAVGCLFFEMLTGSPLFPGDSDIDQLHLLISCFGHLTPRHREVFYRNPVFMGASLPDPAGRNPLESRSPKLSGCTLDLAQKCLQMDPDRRCQCAELLLHPFFTRDRFHLRFQQELVSKTHKDLKENCRGTKTCRREKEKLDIMRSAPNDSVQDSNLRLSEFRPSDGEDSDITAKLRPEDTEPISEAVDPPLRCHPAAGIPPIYNDSLSVINLRSFDKSKKPVSVFKRQNLSVQRGAAGPAGKKMSGLRFPELRNTPLPELRADARQRGNKEQKNNRIPSITAHDLHSDTGT, encoded by the exons ATGTATAAATACGAGATTCTGGGCTGTTTGGGCTCCGGCAGTTACGGGACGGTGCTGAAGTGTCGCCACCGGGACACCGGCCGAACCGTCGCCGTCAAGAAGCTGCTGGAGGAAGATGAGAACGTGAGGAAGATCGTGCAGAGAGAAATCAAACTGCTGAAG CAACTGAGGCATGAGAATCTGGTGAACCTGCTGGATGCATGGAAGCGGAGACGTCGCTGGTATTTGGTGTTCGAGTTCGTGGAGCGGACGGTTCTGGACGAGCTTGAGCAGTTTCCATCCGGACTGGATCCGCACCGAGTCCGAAAGTACCTCTACCAGATCCTGAGGGCCGTCTGCTTCTGCCACCAGCACAAT ATCATTCACAGGGACGTTAAACCGGAGAACGTTCTGGTCTCTCAGCTCGGTGTGGTCAAGCTCTGTGACTTTGGTTTCGCCCGGACGGTGTCGGCCGCTCCTGGAGAGGTTTACACCGATTACGTGGCGACGCGCTGGTATCGAGCGCCTGAGCTGCTGGTGGGAGACACCAGATACGGGAA ggcGGTGGACGTGTGGGCCGTCGGGTGTCTGTTCTTCGAGATGTTGACCGGTTCTCCTCTGTTCCCGGGCGATTCTGACATTGACCAGCTCCATCTCCTCATCAGTTGTTTCG GTCACCTGACCCCTCGTCACCGCGAGGTCTTCTACAGGAACCCAGTGTTCATGGGAGCGTCTCTTCCAGACCCGGCCGGGAGAAACCCACTGGAGAGCCGCTCGCCCAAACTGTCCGGATGCACTCTGGATCTcgctcag AAATGTCTGCAGATGGATCCGGACAGACGGTGTCAGTGTGCCGAGCTGCTGCTGCATCCGTTCTTCACCAGAGACCGATTCCACCTGCG CTTTCAGCAAGAACTGGTCAGCAAGACCCACAAGGACCTGAAGGAAAACTGCAGAGGCACTAAAACCTGCAGGAGAGAGAAGGAGAAGCTGGACATCATGAGATCGGCTCCTAACGACAGCGTACAG gacTCAAACCTCCGGCTCAGTGAGTTCAGGCCGTCTGATGGCGAGGACAGTGACATCACAGCCAAGCTCCGCCCAGAGGACACTGAGCCAATCAGTGAGGCTGTAGATCCTCCTCTCAGGTGTCACCCTGCTGCAGGAATCCCGCCCATATACAACGACTCCCTGTCCGTCATCAACCTCAG GTCGTTTGATAAGTCAAAGAAGCCCGTGAGCGTCTTCAAACGTCAGAATCTGTCAGTTCAGCGTGGCGCTGCAGGGCCTGCTGGGAAGAAGATGTCAGGACTGCGTTTCCCTGAGCTCAGAAACACCCCGCTGCCAGAGCTGAGAGCTGACG CAAGACAAAGAGGAAATAAAGAGCAGAAAAACAACAGAATCCCATCCATAACAGCACATGACCTGCACTCGGACACCGGCACATAA
- the LOC125260443 gene encoding cyclin-dependent kinase-like 2 isoform X3 yields the protein MYKYEILGCLGSGSYGTVLKCRHRDTGRTVAVKKLLEEDENVRKIVQREIKLLKQLRHENLVNLLDAWKRRRRWYLVFEFVERTVLDELEQFPSGLDPHRVRKYLYQILRAVCFCHQHNIIHRDVKPENVLVSQLGVVKLCDFGFARTVSAAPGEVYTDYVATRWYRAPELLVGDTRYGKAVDVWAVGCLFFEMLTGSPLFPGDSDIDQLHLLISCFGHLTPRHREVFYRNPVFMGASLPDPAGRNPLESRSPKLSGCTLDLAQKCLQMDPDRRCQCAELLLHPFFTRDRFHLRFQQELVSKTHKDLKENCRGTKTCRREKEKLDIMRSAPNDSVQDSNLRLSEFRPSDGEDSDITAKLRPEDTEPISEAVDPPLRCHPAAGIPPIYNDSLSVINLRSFDKSKKPVSVFKRQNLSVQRGAAGPAGKKMSGLRFPELRNTPLPELRADGQTLTTSKTKRK from the exons ATGTATAAATACGAGATTCTGGGCTGTTTGGGCTCCGGCAGTTACGGGACGGTGCTGAAGTGTCGCCACCGGGACACCGGCCGAACCGTCGCCGTCAAGAAGCTGCTGGAGGAAGATGAGAACGTGAGGAAGATCGTGCAGAGAGAAATCAAACTGCTGAAG CAACTGAGGCATGAGAATCTGGTGAACCTGCTGGATGCATGGAAGCGGAGACGTCGCTGGTATTTGGTGTTCGAGTTCGTGGAGCGGACGGTTCTGGACGAGCTTGAGCAGTTTCCATCCGGACTGGATCCGCACCGAGTCCGAAAGTACCTCTACCAGATCCTGAGGGCCGTCTGCTTCTGCCACCAGCACAAT ATCATTCACAGGGACGTTAAACCGGAGAACGTTCTGGTCTCTCAGCTCGGTGTGGTCAAGCTCTGTGACTTTGGTTTCGCCCGGACGGTGTCGGCCGCTCCTGGAGAGGTTTACACCGATTACGTGGCGACGCGCTGGTATCGAGCGCCTGAGCTGCTGGTGGGAGACACCAGATACGGGAA ggcGGTGGACGTGTGGGCCGTCGGGTGTCTGTTCTTCGAGATGTTGACCGGTTCTCCTCTGTTCCCGGGCGATTCTGACATTGACCAGCTCCATCTCCTCATCAGTTGTTTCG GTCACCTGACCCCTCGTCACCGCGAGGTCTTCTACAGGAACCCAGTGTTCATGGGAGCGTCTCTTCCAGACCCGGCCGGGAGAAACCCACTGGAGAGCCGCTCGCCCAAACTGTCCGGATGCACTCTGGATCTcgctcag AAATGTCTGCAGATGGATCCGGACAGACGGTGTCAGTGTGCCGAGCTGCTGCTGCATCCGTTCTTCACCAGAGACCGATTCCACCTGCG CTTTCAGCAAGAACTGGTCAGCAAGACCCACAAGGACCTGAAGGAAAACTGCAGAGGCACTAAAACCTGCAGGAGAGAGAAGGAGAAGCTGGACATCATGAGATCGGCTCCTAACGACAGCGTACAG gacTCAAACCTCCGGCTCAGTGAGTTCAGGCCGTCTGATGGCGAGGACAGTGACATCACAGCCAAGCTCCGCCCAGAGGACACTGAGCCAATCAGTGAGGCTGTAGATCCTCCTCTCAGGTGTCACCCTGCTGCAGGAATCCCGCCCATATACAACGACTCCCTGTCCGTCATCAACCTCAG GTCGTTTGATAAGTCAAAGAAGCCCGTGAGCGTCTTCAAACGTCAGAATCTGTCAGTTCAGCGTGGCGCTGCAGGGCCTGCTGGGAAGAAGATGTCAGGACTGCGTTTCCCTGAGCTCAGAAACACCCCGCTGCCAGAGCTGAGAGCTGACGGTCAGACTCTCACcacatc CAAGACAAAGAGGAAATAA